A window of Erpetoichthys calabaricus chromosome 12, fErpCal1.3, whole genome shotgun sequence contains these coding sequences:
- the pex11g gene encoding peroxisomal membrane protein 11C: protein MAGHAERLVAVLESYRGRDKVIRTLCYGCQLVGGSMLQKSSGRSEVGRRLLLFSAQLSHCRTVLRLFDDLAMYLYTRDYGLGTKGEAAPLRCLSVVGNLADQLYYPCEHIAWAADAKLIATRSERWWAASTALWGASLLVAVLRSTSVILHLIRKRKKQEGRLEESRMSSLERLVQEEILNVLSSAADLANAIHWMPPGFLWGGQFPDWLVGLLGTISSLIGLHQMCNKGSGGNV from the exons ATGGCAGGTCATGCGGAGAGGCTGGTGGCGGTGCTGGAGTCGTACAGAGGCCGAGACAAGGTG ATCAGGACGTTGTGCTATGGCTGCCAGCTGGTCGGTGGATCAATGCTGCAGAAATCTTCAGGGAGATCAGAAGTTGGGAGGCGCCTGTTGCTGTTCTCTGCTCAGCTCAGTCACTGTCGTACGGTTCTGCGGCTGTTTGATGACCTGGCCATGTACCTGTACACGAGGGACTACGGGCTGGGGACTAAG GGTGAAGCCGCCCCCCTGAGGTGTCTGTCTGTCGTCGGGAACCTCGCGGACCAACTGTACTACCCGTGTGAGCACATCGCCTGGGCGGCCGATGCCAAGCTGATCGCAACCCGCTCCGAGCGGTGGTGGGCAGCCAGCACAGCCCTGTGGGGGGCCTCTCTTCTGGTGGCGGTGCTCAG GTCGACCAGCGTGATTCTGCATCTCATCCGGAAAAGGAAGAAGCAAGAAGGCCGACTCGAGGAGAGCAG GATGTCATCCCTTGAGAGGCTTGTGCAGGAGGAGATACTGAATGTCCTGAGTAGCGCCGCTGATCTTGCCAATGCCATACACTGGATGCCCCCTGGCTTTCTGTGGGGAGGCCAGTTCCCTGATTGGCTGGTGGGACTCCTGGGCACCATCTCTTCCCTGATTGGCCTGCACCAGATGTGTAACAAGGGAAGCGGAGGAAACGTTTAA